The stretch of DNA GAAAGTTTTTTCAAATTTTTATTCCTGTAGGGAGAGAACATGAATTTTGAAGTCAAACACAATGATGATATAGTCGTATTTAAGTTAAATGAAAAAAAATTAGATACAACAATATCCGGCATCTTAAAAGGCGAGTTCACAATCTTATGTCAAGCAGAAGGCGTTAGAAAGATGATTGTTGATTTGAGTGAAGTCGAATTTTGTGACAGCTCGGGTTTAAGTGCATTACTGCTTTGTCAACGTCAAATTAGAGAACGCGGTGGTGCTATCAGATTGACACATTGTAATGAAAAAGTTGAAACGCTTGTTAGAATTTCTCAACTCGAACGAGTACTTCCACTCATAAGTACTAACGAAGAAGCAATTAGTGAACTCCAGAATTTAGAGTAATATTTTGGTAAATCATCCTCACCTGATTGATTACATAATAATTATAGTCTATTTGGTATTTATAGCTGCTCTTGGCATAATTTCAGGCGGTAAACAGCGAAGTATCAGAGATTATTTTTTGGGATCGGATGTAGTCCCTTGGTGGGCGGTTTGCTTTTCAATTGTTGCCGCAGAAACGAGCACCTTAACTTTTATTTCAATTCCTGGACTCGCATATTTAACTAATTTGAATTTCCTCCAATTAACAATTGGATATTTAATAGGAAGAATATTAGTTGCATATGTTTTTCTGCCTGCATATTTCAAAGGGGAACTTTCGACTGCCTATGCCTTTCTTGAAACACGATTCGGTACTAAAACCAGATCATTCGCATCAATTGTTTTTCTATTCACACGAACAGCAGCCGATGGAGTTAGATTATTTGCCACTGCCATTCCACTGAAGCTAATGCTCGATATAAGTTATCCGGTCGCGATTACAATAATTGCTGCTGTAACATTAGTTTATACATATACTGGAGGCGTGAAAGGAATCATTTGGGTCGATGTTGTACAAATGTTGATTTATCTCGGTGGAGCTTTCATCGCTGGAATATTTATATTAAATATACTTCCGGATGGATGGAATTCAGT from Ignavibacteria bacterium encodes:
- a CDS encoding STAS domain-containing protein codes for the protein MNFEVKHNDDIVVFKLNEKKLDTTISGILKGEFTILCQAEGVRKMIVDLSEVEFCDSSGLSALLLCQRQIRERGGAIRLTHCNEKVETLVRISQLERVLPLISTNEEAISELQNLE